GCCTCCCGAGTCAACGGACCGTTCGACCAATCCCGTTGGACGAACGGGCCGTTCGCTTCGGCTTCCGCACTCACATGTTCTGGGCGCCGGACTTGATGGCCTTGCGGATTCGGGTGTAGGTGCCGCAGCGGCAGATGTTGCGGATCTCGTCGAGGTCCGCGTCGGTGATGTCGCGGCCTTCCTCGGTGACCTGCCGGACCTTCGCGACGGCCGCCATGATCTGGCCGGGCTGGCAGTAGCCGCACTGGGCGACGTCCTCCTCCAGCCACGCCTCCTGCATCGGGTGCAGGTCCTGGCCGACGGTGCCGGGCAGGCCTTCGATGGTGGTGACCTCGTCGTCCGGCGTGATGTCGCCGACCCGCACCGAGCAGGGGTTGAACGCCTTGCCGTTGATGTGCGACGTGCACGCCTTGCAGACGTTGATGCCGCACCCGTACTTCGGCCCGTAGAAGCCGAGCACTTCGCGCAGCACCCACAGCAGCCGCACGTCGTCCTCGATGTCCACGGTCACGGTCTCGCCGTTGAGCCGGAAAGTGTGCTGTCCCATGTCGAAAGCTCCTCCGATGGATGGCGCGCGCCCGGCCGCGGACGGCTTCGCGGCCGGGCGGGGCGAAAAGCGGGAAGGTCGGCTCAGTACGCGAAGTCGAGGCCGTTGGTGGGCGACTGCGGCAGCGGCGGAACGGTGGGCTTCGGGGTGAAGCTCAACTCCCCGTGATTGATCGGGAAGCTCGTGGGCATGGTCCCGGTCGCGGCGCCGTAGGCGCAGGCCGTCGCGGCCATCGCCGAGGGCACCGCGAATTCCCCGGCGCCACCGGGTTTCCCCGTCGTCGGCGGCATGATGATGATCTCGACCTCCGGCGGCGCGTTCCACTGCCGGGTGTAGAAGTAGTCGTCCCAGCTGCCTTCGAGGAACGTGCCGTCCTTGAGGTGCAGGCTGGAGGTGAGCGCCTGCGCGATGCCGTCGGAGATGCCGCCCTGCATCTGCGCTTCCAGTCCGCGCGGGTTCAGCGCGAGCCCGGTGTCCACGGCCAGCACCACCTTGGTGACCCGCGGACCGGTGACGGCGTTGCGGATCTCGCGGTTCACCGTCTCCGGGCGGCAGTCGATCTCCACGAGCGTCGCGGACGCGCCCTTGTACTCCTTGTGCACGGCGAGTCCCTGCGCGATACCCGGTTCGGTGCTGCGGCCCCACTGCCCGACTTCGGCGACCTTGTCCAGCACCGCGATCAGCCGTTCGTCGTCGAGGAAGGAGCGGCGGAACTCGTAGCGGTCCTTGCCGAGCTTCGCCGCGAGCTGATCGACGATGAGCTCCTGCGCGGTGCGCACGTCCGGGTTGAACAGGTTGCGGTTGCTGCCGGTCGGGAACGTGTCGTACTGCATGATCTCGTTGAGCAGCTGCGTCGTGACGCCGAACTTGTAGGGCACGCCGACGGTCAGCTCGAACACGGGCAGCGAGAACCCGGCGAAGTTGCCCAGCCCCAGCGGGGGCAGCCGCGCGGCCAGCGAGGTGATCGCCTCGGCGAAGCCCATCGTGTAGTCGGTGGCGACGCTGGTGTGGCGCTGCTCGAAGGTGAGCACCTTGTCGCCGGTGTAGCCGGCGCGGATCCGGGAGGTGCACATCGGGTGCGTGCGGCCCTGGCGGCATTCGTCGGTGCGGTGCCACATGAGCTTGACGCGCTTGCCCATGGCCTTCGAGATCTCCACGGCCTCCAGCACGACGTCGTTGAACATGCGCCGCCCGAACGCGCCGCCGCCCTGCTGGACGTGCACCGTGACCAGTTCCTGCGGGATGCCGAGCTTCGCGGCGACCTCCTGCTTGCACAGGATCGGCGATTGCAGGCAGGACCAGATCTCGACGCCGTCGTCGCGCACGTCGGCGACGGCGGTGTTCGGTTCCAGCGCGGCGTTGTTGCGGAAGTGGAAGGTGAACTCGCCCTCCACGGTCTCGCCCACGTCCGGCACGACCAGCGGGATCTCGGCGGCCTTGATCTTCTCCAGCACCGTCTCGTCGGATTCGCCGTCGACGCTGCCCGGCCCCCACGCGACCTCCAGCGCGTTCACCGCGTCGATGCACTGGCCGAAGGTGCGCCCGCGCACGGCGACGCCGGTGGAGATGACGGCGACGTCGGTGATGCCCGGCATGTCCCGGACGGCGTCGAGGTTCGCGACGGATTCCGGCGTGCCCTTGATGGTCGGCGGCCGGCACACCATCGTCGGCAGCGCGTCCGGCACGTCGAGGTCCATGCTGAACTGCTTGCGCCCGGTGACCGCGTCGCGGGCGTCGAGCCGGTTCTGCGGTTTGCCGAGGACGCGGAACTCCGATTCCGGCTTGAGCACCGCCTCGACCTGCTTGGTGACGTCGCTGGCGGCCTTCTCCGCGAGTTCCCCGTAGGGCAGCTGGGTCCCGGCGACGGAGGTGATCACGCCGAGCTTGCTGGTCAGCAGCGACACGGGTTCGCCGAGTTGGGCGGACGCGGCCTGCAGCAGCCGTCCGCGCGCGATGGCCGCCGCGACCCGGACCGGGGTGTAGATCGAGATCGCGGTGTTCGAACCGCCGGTGAACTGGTTGAACATCAGCTCCGGGCGCGCGTCGGCGAGCGTCACGTCGACCTTCTCGACCGGCAGGTCCAGCTCCTCCGCGATGATCATCGCGACCATCGTGGTGATGCCCTGACCGCTTTCGACCCTGGGCAGCGCGAACGACGCGGTGCCGTCGGGGTTGACCTGCACCGAGATGAGGTTCGACGTCGGCAAAGCCGCCTCGGTCAGCAGGTCGTTGAGGTCGAAGATGTCCGACGGTTCCGGCAGCGCCGCGTGCGCGGCGGCCGGGTCGGCGAGCTGCCCGAGCTGCGCGGCGGCGGCCACGGTGGGTGCCGCGAGCAGCAGGCCGAGGAATCGGCGGCGGCCCAGCCCCGCCGAGCCGGGCTCGGTTCCGGCGAGTGCGTCCGGGGTCTCGGGGTGGAGCGAACGGCGCTGTTCCATCGAGTTCCTTTCGCCGCCCCGGCCTGCGCGGCGGGACGGGCGATCGATCGGCGTTGATCGGTGGTGGGATCAGTGCCTCATCCTGATCAGCGCGACCGCTGTGATCGAGGACATATCGCCCAGCGATCTCGCTCGGATCTTGTGCGGATTGCTCCAATCCGGCGCCCGGACGGCCCAGCGGGCGCTCGCGCGAGTGGTGGACTTGCCGTGATCGGGTAACTAGCCTTCCCCGAACGGTGCTCGCGAGAGCCGCAAAGGAGCGGGCTCATGGCCGACGGAACCAGCACGGACAGCTCGACGGTCGACGGTGTGGAACAGCGGATGCTCGCCGGTCTGGCGCACACCTCGCTGACCAGGCTGCCCGGACTCGCCGACGCGCTGGTGGAGCAGACCTGGGGCGACGTCTACACGCCCGACGGGCCGGTGGGCAAGGACGACCTGTGGCGGTCCTGCCGGGACAACATCCACAGCATCCTCACCACGCTCGCGGGCTCCGGCCCGTCCCAGCAGGACCTGCTGCGCGCGGCTCGCGCCACGGGTTCGCGCCGGGCGCAGCAGCACTGCCCGCTGGATTGGGTGCTGCACGCCTGGCGGCTCGGCGGCCAAGTGCTGTGGACCGACCTGGCCTCCCGCAGCGGCGCGCAGAGCCCGGAGGAGTTGCGCCGGCTCGTCGGCGCCGCCGGTGAGCTGTGGGGCGTCACGGAGCGGTTCTCCACCGAGATGGCGCTGAGCTACCACACCTCGGAGCAGGAGATGCTCGGCGGCGTCGAGCTCCGGCACACCATGATCCTGGACGCGCTGCTGGACGGCCGGGCCGCCGAGGTCCGCGCCGAGGCGGAGCACCTGCTCGACCTGGGCCGGGGCCGCGGCTTCGTGGTCGCGGTCGCGGAGACCTCGGGCGAGCACCAGGTCTCCCCGCGCGGGCTCACCCAGGCGTTGCAGCGCCGCGGCCTGCGCTCGGCGTGGCGGCTGCGCACCGGGTGCCAGGTCGGCATCATCGGCGTCGACGACGGCCGGGCGGGCGAGGTCGCCGCCGCGCTGCGCGAGCACGCGGTGGCGCGCATCGGCGTCTCGCAGGAGCTCACCGCGCTGATGGAGGTCGGCGCCGGGTACCGGATGGCGATGCTCGCGATGGCCACGCTGCCCGCGCACCGGCCGGGCGCGGTGGCGCTCGACGACTGCCTGCCGGACGCGCTGGCGCTGAGCTCGCCGCAGCTGGCGGACCGGATGGTCGCGGTGACGTTCGGCCCGGTGCTGGCCCTGCCCGCGGCCGAGCGGGAGGAGCTGCTGCGCACCACCTCGGTGTGGATCAGGTCGCTGGGTTCGACGCTGCGCGCCGCGAAATCCCTGTACTGCCACCGGAACACGGTGCTCAACAGGCTGCGCAGGCTGGAGTCGCTGACCCACCTCGACCTCAGCGACGTGACGGTGTGGCCGCAGGTCCTGCTGGCGCTGTCCATCCTCCGCCGCGAAGGCCGCCTGCCCCCGGAACTCGACTCGGCGTGACTCCATGGCAGCGACTCCCGCAGCGCCGCGATCGCGAACTCCGCACCGGTCGCCGGAGGCGCTGCGCGGCTCAGCTCGCGGTCGAGCCCGCCGCGGTGAGCGCCGCCCACGCCGCCGCCGTGACGAGATCGCGGTCCTGTTCGGACAATCCCGGGCCGATGCCGGATTCGGGCGGGCGGTTCAGCGCCAGCGCGTCGACGTCGCGGGCGGGGATGATCGCGCCCCGGATCGTGCCCAGCGCACACCGGGCCAGCAGCAGATCCGCGGCCTCGCCCGAGACCGCGAGGGCGCGCTCCAGGGCACCGAGCCCGCCGAAGAGGTCGTCCTCCGCCAGCAGGACCTGCCGGGCCGACGAATCGTAGAGGGTGCCGCGCAGGACGTGGCGGTTGTCGTCGAACAGGTCCACCACCCGGCGCAGCAGGTCGCGCCGCGGCTCGGCGCGGGATTCGGCGGCGCGCACGCACGCGGTGAGTTCCACCGCGACCGGGGCGACCAGCTCGCGCAGCAGGTCCTCCTTCGCCGGGAAGTGGTAGTACAACGCCGCTTTCGTCATCTCCAGGTGTTCGGCGATGTCGCGGATCGACGTTCCCGCGTAGCCGCGTTCGAGGAACAACGCGCGGGCCGCCTCCAGCACCCGCTGCCGCGTGCGGATCGCCGAGCTTCCGGCCGTTCTCGCCATGACCACCTCCCTGCCGTGGGCTCCGAGGTTAGCGGACCCTTGACGACCACAGTAATCTACCGGTCGTCCGATTAATTACACGACGGAGGACGCGATGCCGGACGACGAGCGCTTCGCCAAGACGATCGACCTGGGACGAACCGACTTCGACGCCGTGTACCGCGGCGACGGACTGGCCGAAGTCCCCTTCGAGAAACCCCCGTGGGACATCGGTGAGCCGCAGCCGCAGGTGGTGCGGCTGGAACGGGACGGCGCGTTCCGGGGCCGGGTGCTCGACGCCGGCTGCGGAGCGGGCGAGAACGCGATCTTCCTCGCCGCGCGCGGATACGCCGTGACCGGCGTGGACGGCTCCCCGAGCGCGATCGAGATCGCGCGGCGGCGAGCCTCCGACCACGGCGCCGACGTCACCTTCCAGGTCGCCGACGCGACCCGGATGGACGGGGTACCGCAGGAATTCGACACCGTCCTCGACAGCGCGCTCTACCACTGCCTGCCGGAGGACGCGCGGGCCGCGTACTCCGCGGCCCTGCACCAGGTCACGCGGCCCGGCGCCGGGCTGCACCTGCTGTGCTTCGCCGACGTCGAGCGGCGAACGCCGTTCATCCCTGCCGCGATCAGCCAGGACGAGCTCCGCGCGAACTTCGGGGCGCACTGGCGGATCGCCGGCATCGAGGAGGTCGACTACTCCGCGGCGTTCGACGAGGAGACCGCGGTCCGCACCTTCGGGGAGCACTTCGCGAGCGCGCCCCCCGGGCGGATCACCACGGACGACGAAGGCCGCATCACCATCCCTATGTGGCACCTGCGGGCCGAGCGAGCCTGACCGCCCCGATTCCCCCGCGCGCGGCGCACCCGCCCACCGGCGATTGCGCCGCGCGACCCTCCGGGCGAACGCGCAGGTCCGCGGCCTACCGGATCACAGCGCGCCCGTCGCGTAGTAGGCGCGGCACTTGCCGCTGTCGTCGTAGTCGGTGGCGATCTCCAGGATCTTCGACGTATCGGCCAGCGGGGTCAGCGCGGAGCTGTAGTTCGGGCAGGGTTCGTTGCGGGCGCCCGGGACCTGGACCGGCGCGAGGATCTCCGCGTTCTCGCCCGAGCCCGGCGCGTCGCTGACGAACAGGGTCGCGCCGTTGCCCTCGGCGACCGTGCCGTCGGGGTGCTTGAGCTCCTGGCCGACGGTCACCACCTTCCCGTCCGGCGTGCCGTCGTCCACGACGGTGATCTTCGGCGCGTGCGCGAAGAACCTGCCGTCCGGGAGGGTGAGCAGCGTTCCGGCGTCGGCCGGGTCGCCCCAGTTCGAGCCGTCCTCGGAGAGCCGGAAGTACGCGGCGCAGTCGTGCGCGTCGCCGGTGCCGCAGATCTCGTAGGAGAAGTAGTACCGGTCGTCGGGCAACCGGCGGATCACCGGCATTCCCGGTCGCTGCCCCGGATTCTCCAGCGCCACCACGTTCTCCGGCGCTCCCCAGTTCACCCCGTCGGTGGACGTGGTGCGGCGCAGCACCTGGCTGTGCGCGGGCTGGTCGTTCTCGTCGGCGAAGTAGCAGCCCAGCGCGCCGCCCGCGTCCACCGCCAGCTCCGGCTCCCAGAATCCCTTGTCGCCCGAAGCGGTCCCGCAGGTCGACAGGTACGACCAGGTCCGGCCCTGGTCGCGGCTCTGGAACACCGGCAGGTGCATCCGCCGGTTCTCCTCCTCGGCGCCGACGCTCGCCGTCCACAGCAGTGTTCCTTCCGGCAGGTCGCCCACCTGCCGGGGCAGTTCGAGCATGCTGCCGCAGCACAACCCGGTCGCGAACGACGGATCGCTGATCCGCCCGACCTCGGTGAACGTGGTGCCTTCGTCGGTGCTCTCGTAGATCGGGGCGGTGCCGCCGTCCGCGCCGAAGCTCACGGTGGCGGCCAGCACCGCGCCCGACGCTTCGCCTGCGTGCTGCAGCCGCACCGACGTCGGGTACAGCCCGACGTCGTCGGACAGCGGAGTTCCCGTCGCCGCGGGAGCGGCCGCCGCACCGGTGACGGGGAGCACCAACGCCGCCAGCGCCGCGCACAGCAGCAGCGTTCTCGATTTCGCACCACGCATGGATTCACTCTCCCCAGAACAGGTTCGGCGAACGCACGGACCACCCGGCGATCACGCCGAAGTCTGCCCCGGCGAGCCCGCGCGCGGTGACCGCCACCGGGGTGGCGAGGGCTTTCCCCCGCACCGGAGCGGACTCAGGAGTCCTTTCAGAACGACCTGCGCGGCTGGTCGCTCTGACAAGACATCGATCGAAAGATCATTCTGAATGGCCCCCTCAGAGGGGACCGGTGGCGAAGTAGGCGTGGCACCGCTCGCCTTCGTCCTGGTCCGCCGCGATCTCCAAGATCTGCGAGGGCTCGTCCAGCGGGACCAGCGCGGAGCTGTAGTTCCCGCACGACGCGCCGTCCGCGCTCGGCACGTGGACCGGGGCGGTCGAGGCGGTGAACTCCGCCGTTCCCGGATGTTCGCCGACCAGCAGGGTGCCGCCGTTGCCGTCCGCCGTCTTGCCGTCCGCGTTCTTGAGCTGCTGTCCGACGACGACGAGCAGCCCGTCGGGAGTGCCGTCGTCGATCACCGCGATCTTCGGGGCGTGCGCGAAGAACCTGCCGTCGTCCAGCTCGACCGGCGTGCCCCGGTCGGTCTCGGCGCCCCAGTCGACGCCGTCGGGCGACGTCCGCAAGTGCGCGGCGCAGTCGTGAGTGCCGGACCGGCCGCAGATCTCGTAGGACATGACCGATTTCCCGTTCGGCAGCCGCCGGACCACCGGCATCCCCGGCCGCCGGTCCTTCTCCGGCAAGACCACCACGTCTTCCGGCTCCGACCAGGTGCCGTCGCCGAAGGTGGTCCGGACGATCCGCTGGCTGTGCGCGAAGTCCTCGTTCTCCTCCGCGTACGAGAAGTAGCACTGCAACCGCCCTGCGTCGGTCACCGCCAACTCCGGTTCCCACAGCCCGTCCTTGTTCGCGGCCGTCGCGCAGGGCTGTTCGAGCCGGTTCCAGGTGAGCCCGTGGTCGTCGCTCCGGAACACCGGCGTCGACATCCGCCGATCGTCGTTCGGTTCGTCCGGGGGCCGCGGGTGGTCCGGATCCGGACCGTTCGCGCCGACGCTGGCCGACCACAGCAAGGTTCCCGGCGCCATGTCGCCGACCTGCCGGGGCAGTTCGAGCAGGCTGCCGCAGCAC
This window of the Saccharopolyspora gloriosae genome carries:
- a CDS encoding (2Fe-2S)-binding protein, which gives rise to MGQHTFRLNGETVTVDIEDDVRLLWVLREVLGFYGPKYGCGINVCKACTSHINGKAFNPCSVRVGDITPDDEVTTIEGLPGTVGQDLHPMQEAWLEEDVAQCGYCQPGQIMAAVAKVRQVTEEGRDITDADLDEIRNICRCGTYTRIRKAIKSGAQNM
- a CDS encoding molybdopterin cofactor-binding domain-containing protein, translating into MEQRRSLHPETPDALAGTEPGSAGLGRRRFLGLLLAAPTVAAAAQLGQLADPAAAHAALPEPSDIFDLNDLLTEAALPTSNLISVQVNPDGTASFALPRVESGQGITTMVAMIIAEELDLPVEKVDVTLADARPELMFNQFTGGSNTAISIYTPVRVAAAIARGRLLQAASAQLGEPVSLLTSKLGVITSVAGTQLPYGELAEKAASDVTKQVEAVLKPESEFRVLGKPQNRLDARDAVTGRKQFSMDLDVPDALPTMVCRPPTIKGTPESVANLDAVRDMPGITDVAVISTGVAVRGRTFGQCIDAVNALEVAWGPGSVDGESDETVLEKIKAAEIPLVVPDVGETVEGEFTFHFRNNAALEPNTAVADVRDDGVEIWSCLQSPILCKQEVAAKLGIPQELVTVHVQQGGGAFGRRMFNDVVLEAVEISKAMGKRVKLMWHRTDECRQGRTHPMCTSRIRAGYTGDKVLTFEQRHTSVATDYTMGFAEAITSLAARLPPLGLGNFAGFSLPVFELTVGVPYKFGVTTQLLNEIMQYDTFPTGSNRNLFNPDVRTAQELIVDQLAAKLGKDRYEFRRSFLDDERLIAVLDKVAEVGQWGRSTEPGIAQGLAVHKEYKGASATLVEIDCRPETVNREIRNAVTGPRVTKVVLAVDTGLALNPRGLEAQMQGGISDGIAQALTSSLHLKDGTFLEGSWDDYFYTRQWNAPPEVEIIIMPPTTGKPGGAGEFAVPSAMAATACAYGAATGTMPTSFPINHGELSFTPKPTVPPLPQSPTNGLDFAY
- a CDS encoding PucR family transcriptional regulator: MADGTSTDSSTVDGVEQRMLAGLAHTSLTRLPGLADALVEQTWGDVYTPDGPVGKDDLWRSCRDNIHSILTTLAGSGPSQQDLLRAARATGSRRAQQHCPLDWVLHAWRLGGQVLWTDLASRSGAQSPEELRRLVGAAGELWGVTERFSTEMALSYHTSEQEMLGGVELRHTMILDALLDGRAAEVRAEAEHLLDLGRGRGFVVAVAETSGEHQVSPRGLTQALQRRGLRSAWRLRTGCQVGIIGVDDGRAGEVAAALREHAVARIGVSQELTALMEVGAGYRMAMLAMATLPAHRPGAVALDDCLPDALALSSPQLADRMVAVTFGPVLALPAAEREELLRTTSVWIRSLGSTLRAAKSLYCHRNTVLNRLRRLESLTHLDLSDVTVWPQVLLALSILRREGRLPPELDSA
- a CDS encoding class I SAM-dependent methyltransferase; protein product: MPDDERFAKTIDLGRTDFDAVYRGDGLAEVPFEKPPWDIGEPQPQVVRLERDGAFRGRVLDAGCGAGENAIFLAARGYAVTGVDGSPSAIEIARRRASDHGADVTFQVADATRMDGVPQEFDTVLDSALYHCLPEDARAAYSAALHQVTRPGAGLHLLCFADVERRTPFIPAAISQDELRANFGAHWRIAGIEEVDYSAAFDEETAVRTFGEHFASAPPGRITTDDEGRITIPMWHLRAERA
- a CDS encoding sialidase family protein, encoding MRGAKSRTLLLCAALAALVLPVTGAAAAPAATGTPLSDDVGLYPTSVRLQHAGEASGAVLAATVSFGADGGTAPIYESTDEGTTFTEVGRISDPSFATGLCCGSMLELPRQVGDLPEGTLLWTASVGAEEENRRMHLPVFQSRDQGRTWSYLSTCGTASGDKGFWEPELAVDAGGALGCYFADENDQPAHSQVLRRTTSTDGVNWGAPENVVALENPGQRPGMPVIRRLPDDRYYFSYEICGTGDAHDCAAYFRLSEDGSNWGDPADAGTLLTLPDGRFFAHAPKITVVDDGTPDGKVVTVGQELKHPDGTVAEGNGATLFVSDAPGSGENAEILAPVQVPGARNEPCPNYSSALTPLADTSKILEIATDYDDSGKCRAYYATGAL
- a CDS encoding TetR/AcrR family transcriptional regulator encodes the protein MARTAGSSAIRTRQRVLEAARALFLERGYAGTSIRDIAEHLEMTKAALYYHFPAKEDLLRELVAPVAVELTACVRAAESRAEPRRDLLRRVVDLFDDNRHVLRGTLYDSSARQVLLAEDDLFGGLGALERALAVSGEAADLLLARCALGTIRGAIIPARDVDALALNRPPESGIGPGLSEQDRDLVTAAAWAALTAAGSTAS
- a CDS encoding sialidase family protein is translated as MSAVLAALLLGATGCGAVADPAAETAARDTSAGGTRLAEDNGKFPTAVRLRHSGEADGTVLAATISFPAGVAPIYRSTDGGATFTEVSRIHDPSFATGLCCGSLLELPRQVGDMAPGTLLWSASVGANGPDPDHPRPPDEPNDDRRMSTPVFRSDDHGLTWNRLEQPCATAANKDGLWEPELAVTDAGRLQCYFSYAEENEDFAHSQRIVRTTFGDGTWSEPEDVVVLPEKDRRPGMPVVRRLPNGKSVMSYEICGRSGTHDCAAHLRTSPDGVDWGAETDRGTPVELDDGRFFAHAPKIAVIDDGTPDGLLVVVGQQLKNADGKTADGNGGTLLVGEHPGTAEFTASTAPVHVPSADGASCGNYSSALVPLDEPSQILEIAADQDEGERCHAYFATGPL